A DNA window from Impatiens glandulifera chromosome 7, dImpGla2.1, whole genome shotgun sequence contains the following coding sequences:
- the LOC124945382 gene encoding protein-tyrosine-phosphatase PTP1-like → MAVAGNPRPITFSIDSPPPSLSLSPNQYHYCIDALKFFKDKLHKPQEINREYAILQASKIRQSEVRGRFSVAIGNKNRAKNRYSDVLPFDDNMVVLNSHKGCGPSAGGYINASYIEISSSESISRFIATQGPLPNTLEDFWEMIIQNHCPVIVMLTGLIDNYKMIKCGDYFQTEHGPRDFGNIYITTKSFASTNTGLEMRHLEVNYKKSDKLPLSVLHIQYPEWPDHGVPMDTLAVREILRQTYSIPPSSGPIVVHCSAGIGRTGTYCTIHNTLQRVFVGDMSALDLVETVRKFRLQRAGMVQTLEQYVFCYKAIVDELEDLVSQFNS, encoded by the exons ATGGCCGTCGCCGGAAATCCCAGGCCAATCACATTCTCAATAGATTCCCCGCCGCCTTCACTATCCCTCTCGCCTAATCAGTATCACTACTGCATCGATGCACTGAAATTCTTCAAGGATAAGCTCCATAAGCCACAAGAGATCAACCGAGAATATGCTATCTTACAG GCCAGTAAGATAAGACAATCAGAGGTGAGGGGTAGATTTTCTGTGGCTATTGGAAACAAGAATAGAGCCAAAAATAGATATTCAGATGTTTTGCCTT TTGACGACAACATGGTTGTTCTTAATTCACACAAAGGTTGTGGACCATCAGCAGGTGGTTACATCAATGCAAGCTACATTGAG ATTTCATCATCAGAAAGCATATCTAGGTTCATAGCAACTCAAGGCCCCTTACCTAATACCTTAGAAGATTTTTGGGAGATGATAATTCAGAACCATTGCCCTGTTATTGTGATGCTCACTGGATTGATTGATAATTACAAG ATGATCAAATGTGGTGATTATTTTCAGACGGAACATGGCCCTAGAGATTTTGGCAATATTTATATTACCACCAAATCATTTGCATCAACTAACACTGGTTTGGAGATGCGTCATTTGGAGGTTAATTACAAAAAG TCAGACAAACTGCCATTGTCTGTTTTGCATATTCAGTATCCTGAATGGCCTGATCATGGAGTTCCCATGGATACCCTTGCTGTCCGTGAAATATTGAGACAAACTTATTCTATACCACCTAGTTCAGGGCCAATTGTCGTCCATTGCAG TGCTGGTATTGGTCGAACTGGAACATATTGCACAATTCACAATACTCTCCAGAGAGTTTTTGTTGGGGACATGTCTGCTTTGGATTTGGTTGAAACTGTAAGGAAGTTTAGATTGCAGCGAGCTGGGATGGTCCAAACATTG GAACAATATGTATTTTGTTACAAAGCCATAGTTGATGAACTTGAAGATCTTGTCTCCCAATTCAACAGTTGA
- the LOC124910212 gene encoding protein-tyrosine-phosphatase PTP1-like: MAVAGNSRPITFSIDSPPPSLSLSPDQYQYCIDALKFFKDKLQKPQEISREYAILEASTIGQSEMMDRFSVALGSKNKDKNRYLVVLPFDDNMVVLNSHKGCEPSAGDYINASYIEISSSESISRFIATQGPLPNTFEDFWEMIIQNHCPVIVMLTGLIENNKIKCDDYFQTEDGPRDFGNIYITTKSFASTNTGLEMRNLEVNYKKSDKLPPSVLHIHYPEWPDNGVPMDTVVVRELLRQTYSIPPSSGPIVVHCSAGIGRTGTYCTIHNTLQRVFVGDMSALDLVETVRKFRQQRDGMIQTLDQYVFCYKAIVDELEDLVSQFNR; the protein is encoded by the exons ATGGCCGTCGCCGGAAACTCCAGGCCAATCACATTCTCCATCGATTCCCCGCCGCCTTCACTATCCCTCTCGCCTGATCAGTATCAATACTGCATCGACGCACTGAAATTCTTCAAGGATAAGCTCCAGAAGCCACAAGAGATCAGCCGAGAATATGCTATCTTAGAG GCCAGTACGATAGGACAATCAGAGATGATGGATAGATTTTCTGTGGCTCTTGGAAGCAAGAATAAAGACAAAAATCGATATTTAGTTGTTTTGCCTT TTGACGACAACATGGTTGTTCTTAATTCACACAAAGGTTGTGAACCATCAGCAGGTGATTACATCAATGCAAGCTACATTGAG ATTTCATCATCAGAAAGCATATCTAGGTTCATAGCAACTCAAGGCCCCTTACCTAATACCTTTGAAGATTTTTGGGAGATGATAATTCAGAACCATTGCCCTGTTATTGTCATGCTCACTGGATTGATTGAAAATAACAAG ATCAAATGTGATGATTATTTTCAGACTGAAGATGGCCCTAGAGATTTTGGCAACATTTATATTACCACCAAATCATTTGCATCAACTAACACTGGTTTGGAGATGCGTAATTTGGAGGTTAATTACAAAAAG TCAGACAAACTGCCACCGTCTGTTTTGCATATTCATTATCCTGAATGGCCTGATAATGGAGTTCCCATGGATACAGTTGTTGTCCGTGAATTATTGAGACAAACTTATTCTATACCACCTAGTTCAGGGCCAATTGTCGTCCATTGCAG TGCTGGTATTGGTCGAACTGGAACATATTGCACCATTCACAATACTCTCCAGAGAGTTTTTGTTGGGGACATGTCTGCTTTGGATTTGGTTGAAACTGTAAGGAAGTTTAGACAGCAGCGAGATGGGATGATCCAAACATTG GATCAATATGTATTTTGTTACAAAGCCATTGTTGATGAACTTGAAGATCTTGTCTCCCAATTCAACCGTTGA